CGGCGAGGCGGGACTGAGTCCGAGAAGCCCCTCCGATCTATTTGGACCCTCAGAAGGTCCGCCCTTCCGGCAGCACTGGCCTCACCCTGAGGAACTTCTCCTCTTCCCCCAGGGTCATGGTGGCGTCGATCCCCACCTTGGTGGTGATCCCGTCGACGGACCGGGGGTCGAGGGTGCTCCCCCGGACGTTGGGGTATAAGACCATGTCCTCATCCCCCTTCACCCGGGTGGCGACGGCGTACTCCAGCTCCTCGGGGCTGTAGATATCGACGTCCTCGTCGACGACGATGACGTGCTTCAGGCTCTTGTGGGCCTCGAAGGCGGCGTCGATCACCTTCCCCGGCTCGGCCTCGCTCCTCTTCTTGATCTGGACGGCGGCGTGGAGGTAGGAGCACCCCCCCTCCGTCAGGAGGACGTTCTTCACCTCGGCGACCTCGGACGCCGCCCTGAATATGAGGGGCTCGTAGGGGACCCCCATCAGCATCTTGTGCTCGCCCCCCGAGGGGAGGAGGGCGTGGTAGATGGGAACCTCCCTCGTCATCATCTTCGATAGGTGGATCACCGGCTCCATCCTCGGAAAGTCCCGGGTCCCGGTGATGTCGACGAAGGGCCCCTCGGAGGCCCTCTCGCCGTCGATGTACCCCTCGAAGGCGATCTCGGCGGAGGGGACAAAAACGCCGTTATCCAGGGCCACCAGCTCCACCGGGCTTCCAGATAGGGCGCTGGCGTACTGAAACTCCATCCCCAGGGGGACCCGGGTGCTGGCGGCGATCAGGACTAAGGGGTCGACCCCGATGACGATCCCGACGGGGAGCCTCTCCCCGGCGGCGAGAGCCTCCTGGAGGAGCATGGAGGTGTGCCTCCCGGGGACGAGCCTCGCTGCAACTCTGTCTTTGCCGAGGACCATCATCCTGTGGACGGAGGCGTTCGTCTTTCCTCCGAAGGCCGAGACGACGATCCCCGAGGTGATGTAGGGCCCACCGTCCCCCCGAAAATGGGTGAGGATCGGAAGGGCTGTGAGGTCGGGCTCGCCGACGGCCTCCATGAAGGGGGAGGAGTCCACCTCCCGGATCCAGCCCCCGGCAAGGTCGATTTCGGCGAGGGCCTTCGCCATATCCTCCCTGGGGATCCCGAGGGCCCGAGCCAGGAGGTCCCGGGTCCCCAGGAGGTTCATGCAGCACTTCTTGCCGTCGACGTTGTTGAAGAGGAGGGGGCCCGCCCCGACGGAGAGGGCCGCCGCCTCCAGGGATGGCGAGACGGGGCGGTCCACCTCCTCCAGGTGGCCGGCCTCCTGGAGGGCGTGGAGGAAACCTCGGAAGCTCATGGAGGATGAGACGCCCCCCACCGATAAAGACCTTTCCACCTCAGACGATCAGGACTGCGATGACCCCCGTCAGGAATATCCCGTCGAAGGTCCCCGCCCCCCCGATGCTCGCCACCGGGGCTCCCAGCTCCGAGATCCGGGGGAGGTTGAGGAGGTCGGCGCCGATCAGGGTTCCCAGGACCCCTCCGACGTAGGCGGTGACGAACCGCCCCTCAGGGATGGGGGATAGGACGGCCGTCAGGAGGAGGGCGGAAGCGGCCGCCGTGAGGGGCGGTATGAAGAGGGGGGTGGCGATCCCCAGCCCCCGGATCGGCCTTGCAACGGCGTGGGTCACCAGGGCTACGATCGCCGTCCCCGCCAGGGCGACGGCCGCCGCCGCCGGGTAAGATATCAACAGGTAGACGGAGACGAGGACGGGGAGGAGGGCGCCGCCGACGTTGACGGCCACCGTCGTCTCGTTCTTCACCGTCTTCACCACCGGGACCCGATAGACCATCCCGAAGGACCGGACGAAGGCCTCCTTCACCACGGGGACCTTCGACTCCAGGGTGAAGAGGGGGATGTTGATCCCGGCTCCGAGGAGGGAGGCGGCGAGGAGGAGGAGGGCGTCGGACCAGGAGAACCCCATCCTGGTGAAGGCGGTGCTGAGGGCCCCGAAGAAGAGGAGGGCGACGCTCGCCCAGAGGAGGAGGGCTAAAAGGAGGATCGCCAGGATCCCGAAGGGGAGGTAGATCATCCGGTGGTTCATGAGATCGAGTCGACCTTTCCAGGTATAACCTTTCGTCCTCGGGGAAGGAGGTGGTCCCCGTCTCCGGCGGGATGGCCCCCCGGGCAAAAGGCTCATCTAACTCAAGATAAGAGATCTCGCCTCGATAGTTCAAAAAGGTCTTGAAGGGAAGCCCAGGAGCTGATAAGATGAAAGAATCTCTCGCCGATACGATCAAGCACAGGATAATGGTGATGAGCGGGAAGGGGGGGGTCGGGAAGACGACGGTGGCCGTCAACCTCGCCCTAGGCCTCGCCCTCAGCGGTAAGGAGGTGGGGATCCTGGACGCCGACATCACGGGACCGAACGTCCCCAAGATGCTGAAGATCGAGGACGCCTTCCTGACGGGGGAGGGGGAGGACGAGACGATCCACCCCGCGGAGATCCCCATAGGCCTCGATAGCGGGATCAAGGTCGTCTCCATGGCCTTCCTGATCGGGAGGGAGAGCCCCGTCGTCTGGAGGGGGCCATTGAAGATGCAGATCCTTAAGCAGTTCATCGAGGGTGTAGCCTGGGGAGACCTCGACTACATGCTGATCGACCTGCCCCCCGGGACGGGGGATGAGCCCCTATCCATCGCCCAGCTCCTCCGCCCCGACGGGACGGTCATCGTCACCACCCCCCAGGACCTCGCCCTCATCGACGCCAGGAAGGCGATAGACATGTCTAGGTCCCTGGGGGTCCCGGTCCTGGGGATCGTCGAGAACATGAGCGGCTTCACCTGCCCCCGGTGCGGGGGGTCGATCGACCTCTTCAAGGTCGGAGGCGGGATGAGGGCGGCGGAGGAGCTCGCCGTCCCCTTCCTCGGGAGGATCGGGATCGACCCCGCCATCTGCGATAGCGGCGACCGCGGCACCCCCTTCATCCTCGCCGTCGCCTCGAAGAACGCCGAGGCCTTCGACGGGATCGTGAGGAAGATCATCGCCCGGATGGAGGGGTCGGAGGGGGAGGGGGGGTGAGGGGAGCGAGCTGCTACGTGGAGGGATATTGAGGCGGCGAAAAAAATAAGGAGGGATCGGGATTTTGCCACCGGGGTGGTCACCACTTCCCCGACTTGATGACGTTGAGGCTCTCGATGACCTTCGCCGCCGCCTCCGGGCTGAGCTTGTTCTTCTGACAGATGGCGATGGCCCTAGATATCTCTCCCTGCTCGTCGGAGCCAGACCTCTGGGATACCATCACCTCGGCGGCGGCGAACCCCTTCTCCAGGAGGGCCATCCGGACCTCCTCGAGGAGGGCCTTGTCCATGCAGA
The sequence above is drawn from the Methanothrix harundinacea 6Ac genome and encodes:
- a CDS encoding DUF1614 domain-containing protein; the protein is MNHRMIYLPFGILAILLLALLLWASVALLFFGALSTAFTRMGFSWSDALLLLAASLLGAGINIPLFTLESKVPVVKEAFVRSFGMVYRVPVVKTVKNETTVAVNVGGALLPVLVSVYLLISYPAAAAVALAGTAIVALVTHAVARPIRGLGIATPLFIPPLTAAASALLLTAVLSPIPEGRFVTAYVGGVLGTLIGADLLNLPRISELGAPVASIGGAGTFDGIFLTGVIAVLIV
- a CDS encoding Mrp/NBP35 family ATP-binding protein; protein product: MKESLADTIKHRIMVMSGKGGVGKTTVAVNLALGLALSGKEVGILDADITGPNVPKMLKIEDAFLTGEGEDETIHPAEIPIGLDSGIKVVSMAFLIGRESPVVWRGPLKMQILKQFIEGVAWGDLDYMLIDLPPGTGDEPLSIAQLLRPDGTVIVTTPQDLALIDARKAIDMSRSLGVPVLGIVENMSGFTCPRCGGSIDLFKVGGGMRAAEELAVPFLGRIGIDPAICDSGDRGTPFILAVASKNAEAFDGIVRKIIARMEGSEGEGG
- a CDS encoding UbiD family decarboxylase; the protein is MSFRGFLHALQEAGHLEEVDRPVSPSLEAAALSVGAGPLLFNNVDGKKCCMNLLGTRDLLARALGIPREDMAKALAEIDLAGGWIREVDSSPFMEAVGEPDLTALPILTHFRGDGGPYITSGIVVSAFGGKTNASVHRMMVLGKDRVAARLVPGRHTSMLLQEALAAGERLPVGIVIGVDPLVLIAASTRVPLGMEFQYASALSGSPVELVALDNGVFVPSAEIAFEGYIDGERASEGPFVDITGTRDFPRMEPVIHLSKMMTREVPIYHALLPSGGEHKMLMGVPYEPLIFRAASEVAEVKNVLLTEGGCSYLHAAVQIKKRSEAEPGKVIDAAFEAHKSLKHVIVVDEDVDIYSPEELEYAVATRVKGDEDMVLYPNVRGSTLDPRSVDGITTKVGIDATMTLGEEEKFLRVRPVLPEGRTF